The Carcharodon carcharias isolate sCarCar2 chromosome 23, sCarCar2.pri, whole genome shotgun sequence genome has a window encoding:
- the LOC121269220 gene encoding protein phosphatase 1 regulatory subunit 1B-like, with product MEPRNRKKINFSVPVTANHLDARAVEKIRRRRPTPATLFRVSDHSSPEEEPILHQRLPSAESGTLKPKRAVPSCSYTPPSLKAVQRIVQSHLEAESTHLLLDETPSGVAECGSFLSDSSDTDTLCIGKEQLTDRKSRPKHSHGMPAVSGATSAIEEEGFQSECRGKPLTDEQDCEVP from the exons ATGGAACCGAGAAACAGGAAAAAAATCAATTTCTCAGTGCCCGTGACAGCCAATCACCTGGATGCCAGAGCAGTGGAGAAG ATTCGAAGACGGAGACCGACTCCGGCAACACTGTTCAGGGTCTCCGATCATTCATCTCCAG AAGAGGAACCAATTCTTCATCAG AGATTGCCCTCAGCTGAAAGCGGGACTCTGAAACCCAAGCGAGCTGTCCCATCCTGTTCTTACACACCTCCCTCGCTAAAAG CTGTTCAGCGCATTGTGCAATCCCACCTTGAAGCTGAGTCCACACATTTACTGTTGGATGAAACTCCCTCAGGGGTGGCAGAATGTGGCAGCTTTCTGTCTGATTCCTCGGACACAGACACCCTCTGTATTGGAAAAGAGCAATTGACAGACCGGAAATCTCGGCCAAAACACAGCCATGGCATGCCGGCAGTGAGTGGTGCCA CATCAGCGATTGAGGAAGAGGGATTCCAGTCTGAGTGCAGAGGGAAGCCACTCACTGATGAGCAGGACTGCGAGGTGCCCTGA